The Plectropomus leopardus isolate mb chromosome 15, YSFRI_Pleo_2.0, whole genome shotgun sequence genome has a segment encoding these proteins:
- the march5 gene encoding E3 ubiquitin-protein ligase MARCH5 isoform X1 gives MAEQGAVVMQQNLDRSCWVCFATDEDDRTAEWVRPCRCRGSTKWVHQACLQRWVDEKQRGNSTARVACPQCNAEYLIVFPKLGPVVYVLDLADRLISKAGPFAAAGIMVGSIYWTAVTYGAVTVMQVVGHKEGLDVMERADPLFLLIGLPTIPVMLILGKMIRWEDYVLRLWRKYSNKLQILNSIFPGIGCPVPRIPAEASPLADHVSATRILCGALVFPTIATIVGKLMFSSVNSNLQRTILGGIAFVAIKGAFKVYFKQQQYLRQAHRKILNFPEQEEA, from the exons ATGGCGGAACAGGGTGCAGTTGTCATGCAGCAGAATCTGGACAG gagCTGTTGGGTGTGCTTCGCCACAGATGAGGACGACCGCACAGCAGAGTGGGTGCGTCCGTGTCGCTGCCGCGGCTCCACCAAGTGGGTTCACCAGGCCTGCCTGCAGCGCTGGGTGGACGAGAAGCAGCGGGGCAACAGCACGGCACGCGTGGCCTGCCCACAATGCAACGCAGAATACCTCATCGTCTTTCCCAAATTAG GTCCTGTGGTGTACGTGCTAGACCTGGCTGACCGGCTCATCTCTAAGGCCGGCCCCTTCGCTGCCGCTGGCATCATGGTGGGCTCCATCTACTGGACCGCGGTCACCTACGGAGCTGTCACTGTCATGCAG GTGGTTGGCCATAAGGAGGGCCTGGACGTTATGGAGCGGGCCGACCCTCTGTTCCTGCTCATCGGCCTGCCCACCATCCCTGTCATGCTCATCCTCGGCAAGATGATCCGCTGGGAGGACTATGTCCTACGCCTGTGGAGGAAGTACTCTAACAAACTGCAGATCCTCAACAGCATCTTCCCAG GGATTGGCTGCCCAGTTCCTCGTATCCCGGCAGAGGCCAGCCCCCTGGCAGACCACGTATCGGCCACACGGATCCTGTGCGGCGCTCTGGTCTTCCCCACCATCGCCACCATCGTGGGGAAGCTCATGTTCAGCAGCGTCAACTCCAACCTGCAGAGGACCATCCTG GGAGGTATTGCCTTCGTGGCCATCAAGGGGGCGTTTAAGGTGTacttcaaacagcagcagtacCTGAGGCAAGCCCACCGTAAGATCCTCAACTTCCCCGAGCAGGAGGAAGCCTGA
- the march5 gene encoding E3 ubiquitin-protein ligase MARCH5 isoform X2, whose amino-acid sequence MAEQGAVVMQQNLDRSCWVCFATDEDDRTAEWVRPCRCRGSTKWVHQACLQRWVDEKQRGNSTARVACPQCNAEYLIVFPKLGPVVYVLDLADRLISKAGPFAAAGIMVGSIYWTAVTYGAVTVMQVVGHKEGLDVMERADPLFLLIGLPTIPVMLILGKMIRWEDYVLRLWRKYSNKLQILNSIFPVPRIPAEASPLADHVSATRILCGALVFPTIATIVGKLMFSSVNSNLQRTILGGIAFVAIKGAFKVYFKQQQYLRQAHRKILNFPEQEEA is encoded by the exons ATGGCGGAACAGGGTGCAGTTGTCATGCAGCAGAATCTGGACAG gagCTGTTGGGTGTGCTTCGCCACAGATGAGGACGACCGCACAGCAGAGTGGGTGCGTCCGTGTCGCTGCCGCGGCTCCACCAAGTGGGTTCACCAGGCCTGCCTGCAGCGCTGGGTGGACGAGAAGCAGCGGGGCAACAGCACGGCACGCGTGGCCTGCCCACAATGCAACGCAGAATACCTCATCGTCTTTCCCAAATTAG GTCCTGTGGTGTACGTGCTAGACCTGGCTGACCGGCTCATCTCTAAGGCCGGCCCCTTCGCTGCCGCTGGCATCATGGTGGGCTCCATCTACTGGACCGCGGTCACCTACGGAGCTGTCACTGTCATGCAG GTGGTTGGCCATAAGGAGGGCCTGGACGTTATGGAGCGGGCCGACCCTCTGTTCCTGCTCATCGGCCTGCCCACCATCCCTGTCATGCTCATCCTCGGCAAGATGATCCGCTGGGAGGACTATGTCCTACGCCTGTGGAGGAAGTACTCTAACAAACTGCAGATCCTCAACAGCATCTTCCCAG TTCCTCGTATCCCGGCAGAGGCCAGCCCCCTGGCAGACCACGTATCGGCCACACGGATCCTGTGCGGCGCTCTGGTCTTCCCCACCATCGCCACCATCGTGGGGAAGCTCATGTTCAGCAGCGTCAACTCCAACCTGCAGAGGACCATCCTG GGAGGTATTGCCTTCGTGGCCATCAAGGGGGCGTTTAAGGTGTacttcaaacagcagcagtacCTGAGGCAAGCCCACCGTAAGATCCTCAACTTCCCCGAGCAGGAGGAAGCCTGA